DNA from Drosophila suzukii chromosome 2R, CBGP_Dsuzu_IsoJpt1.0, whole genome shotgun sequence:
CGTATGGAAGTTCCGGCCAAGCTCATGTCGAACAGCATGTGCTTCCGTCTCCTTTCACATTGCTCCTAGCCTAGCTTCTACTCAGTGTGTTTTAGGTAGACCCAACAAAAGGAAAAAtgttaactcatttgcttggAAAATGACTTTTTAATATGCGACACACTTTGGCGACCGTGCTGGGTCCGTGcaatttgaatatttattaatgtcCAGAATCAGAAATACGCATGAGAGTCCTTGAGTTCCAATGGGTCTAGGCGGAAGTGCGTAGTGGTCATTAGACTTGGCATTATATTTGCGGCAGCAGGACGCGTGCCATGTACGGGTACGCTAAATGGTCAAGTGGTGGTTATTCACATTTACCACATGAGTTCAGGCTAATGGACGAAATAAAGTTAGAACGCGGACCTTTTTGACGTTGTTAATTATCCAAGAGTGTGCCTCGGTTTTGGTTTATATTCGTAATGTCGACCATTTGCATAAGTGTAACGGTATGCAAGGTGAAAGGTGATTAAGGTGTAGTCATATCTGGAAATTAATGAAAACTAACTAATTTTTGGTCATACAATATGGTAAATGTTGCGAGGTGTGTGTTTTTTGCTGTGGCCTATATTTTCGGGTAAAATGGGTTTCTAATGGCAAACGGAAACTGATTTACAAATGGATAGCTCAAATAAAAGTTGCGTACTACTAAAGCCAATTCGAACTGCATCGTTTACTACTTATATAATTAAAACACTTTCAAGGTAATACACATTAAGGAATGAAGAAAGGTAGAATACTTAGAACATGCTGAAATAAAGTTTTCATCACATTAGCCTGGATCTTGTTTCTGCCTGCTGTCAACTTTGTGTACATGTTCTACATGCAAGAAATATTTAGTCTTACACCGGCCTTCAACTCGACAACATCgaaatttattgtttattgtttAAGTTTTTGGAACTTTGTTGTACAAGTAAGTTAACAAAAAACACTTTACAACTTTTTATATAGAGTGAAATGGTTATAGTTTAATCGTATGTAACAAGTAGAAGAAATCGTTTTCGACTATATATAGTGTAGTCTATCAGGATCACAAGCCAAATCGATCTACCCATACTTAATGTCTGTCCGTCCGCTGAGATGCCGCActttgacgcccacaaacgcccataacgctaataAATATACCGCCCCATTGCTTTTATTGACCAATAGTGATACCAATcgcaatattttaaaagttttgaatTACTAAGTTAATAAGTGAAAAGGCCTTGCTTGGTAGCGATGAGGGTGCCGCTAGGTGCCGCGCcctgaaattttattttaaattttatcggcagataaaaatttattttttaagttgGTCAGCTAACAGGTATCTTATAGTCGAGATACTCGTCTTCAGCGTTCTCTCTTGTGTATTTTAACATAATTGTATTTCAGAACTCTCGGACCTTCGTCATGTGTTGCGGACCTTGCTGTGGAACCTGCTACTACCCTTGCTGTAGTCCTTGCTTCAGTGGCCGCTGTTTTGGGCCGCGATGCGGATTTTACAGTGGACCGTGTGGACCTTGCTGCGGGGGCGGATGCTGCAGCAGCTGTGGACCGTCTTGTTAACCTGACGTACTGCATACCAACATTCTGGACAAGGAGAAATATTTATTGTCGTGGCCATTCGACTTGAAAAACAAGATCAAGATCAAGTCGTAATAAAAGGTGTATGACTTTCATTGTCTTGTTTTTTCGTACCGTGTTTGCGATTCCCCCTTTACTCAAGAAATCGGGTCATTGTCGAGCAACGCTATTAGCCCATCAATTACGTTGGTAATTGCCCGATGACCGCTATAAAAACCCCTCGTGTAGTTTCCTATGCGGATAATGCTAATGCTAATTTATGCACTGCCCAAAGCGAAAAGCCAAATAGAATTAAACTATAAAGCAGGACAAACGCTTCAGAAGTCAGCGGGTCAGCCATAACCAGTTGACCGGGCTGACCGCTTCACATGGGGTTTGCCAAGCCTGGTCACTTCCTGTTTGACTCCTCGACCCCTCGGCTGCTTACCGTGTGGTCAGTGTGAACACGAATTAACGAGCGTGTTATTAGGGGTAGGGTGACAAAGCAAACATGACATGAGTCTCATTATCAATTCAAGTAGCGGTAAATAGGTTTATATTGATAGAGGGGTCAAGGGTTATTTTGCTTGACCATTGGCTAGCTAACAGTGATTTATCAGGCGGGGATGGAGTTCATTTGGGTGTGCGGTCGAATTTAAAAGTCTTGCTAAAAGACCAGGTATGTGTTAATTATCCAAATCACAAATTCTTTGACTTTGTCGCTTGTTGACAGCAGGACACGCAACCAGCTCTGGTATCTACGAGTATTTTACTGACTGTTCCACGCGTGGAATCCACAACATCCACATCATAGCCGAGTCAGAGAGTCGCGTCTGGCGGCGACAGGGgatacattattttaatttcccAACAAAATTCTTTGCTTTTACCAAGAAAAAACCCGAAACTAAATGAACGCTTCAAGGGAACAAAAGCATTTGAAGGGTGGCAAGGAaaagcgaaaataaaaatggaaaatcgTAAAAAACGATGCTTCAGCAGCGGCACATTAAATGAGTCTAAATAATTTATGTCAACTGCAAAGTGTGAGTGCGCGTAAGAATATGAGATGCTCAGCAGTTGGATTTATTGGGGGGTGGTAAACGTTGGAGGGCAACACCCAAAACGACATGTGTTTGCAGTAACACTGCCCGATGCTAATTTTTTAACGTTTTCCTCCGGAGAATTTTTGGTCCTTTcaccaaaaataaaaagaaaaacaaaaacgaggACTGGTGGCATTAGGGGTCGAACTTTTGGATACTCCTGTTCAGCttctattaaatattttttataaaattattccAGTCCCAGAGATTTATAATAGCTTAGTTTTTAAAGCTACTCTATACAAGgcttacaattattttttaaaatgatcTCTTGTATCTTTATGGTCGAAAGACCCTTTTCTGAAAGTATAGGGTATTATAAAAATCAACCCTTGAAGCTAGACTATTTGGAGTCCTTCGAACTCCCCAAAATCCGAAAAATTTGGtaatgtacatatgtacttcgtttttattttgagaagtATGTCCATGTGCTTGTGGGCCGCTTATGCAAAGAAATTAATATTTGTTCTTGGGTCTTGGCAACGCACCcttaacgcattttttattGCGATCCTGATGTATCGTGAGTGTATGTATGTTTGCTCATTAAGCAAAAACAAAGTTAAGGAAAACTTTTTACCACTTTCAGACATTTTTGCCtgcatttttatttctttttttctgtcCATACGCAACCATTTCGTTCTTATTGTAGTCTGAGCTTAAGAATAACTTTTTAAAAgcctaatttaatttatgtttaatttGCTTCGAGTAATTTTCTCTGTATGTTGCTATTACAATTGcaatacaatttaaaaattgctTATCTCTGATCAAAAAGTGAAAGAGCACCCTTTACAACTACACACATCCATACCACCGTAGCGGTAGTTTTTACATGCCGTCTCTATTTCAAGGAAAAAAAAGCTTGCTTTTAACCATGCTTTTAAAGTCGTCGCATAGCTACTGCTTTTCTTTCCCCAATCCCCAATGACCTCTTTCATCAACGCGGCTCAGCTGACCACATCATAAGTCAGCCTGTACTTCAGCTCGTTTTAATAATCTTAACAGTTATGCTTCTATCGTCCGCCATTATGGAAATCAACGCTAACGGATACAGAGGCAACAGCGACGCTTACCGCAGCAGGGGAGGCGGCTTCGCATCACCAGCGGCAATGGTGACCAACAAAAGTCAGCAAAGAACCCGACGAAAATTCACAGCATTTTCATTCGAAAGCCGAGTAATTACGCATTCAAGTAGAAAAAGTTTATCTCTTGtcgaaaaattgaaaaattttcatttcataAAATGAGATTAAAACGCAAGTTCCCTGCTCGTTGTTAAGGGGCGAAGGAGGAAGTGGGTGGGGCTGTGGAGGAGTTCACTGGGAGCCGACGTAAAGCCGTGCAAACCACAAAACCTCGGGAATGGTTTGCCTGGACCTGGGGGTTGAGAAGGAAGAAAAGCTGCCGCGAAGGGCTTAAATCTAGAAAGTTTACtgccaaaatatttttaagaaaattacGAAACCGTCGAAGAAGACGACAGGGAAGCCAGGACTCGGGGGAGTGGCGGGTCCGAAACAAGTAAAAGAGCTGGAAAGTAAAATAATAATGGCCGCCAACACGGAACAAAGTTCGTCGAAGAAAGGGTTTAGGACGAGACGACGATGATGCTAACAGCGATGAAGGAGAGATGCCTGTGATGACAATCTGGCAACGCCGCGGAGCGTGTGCTTGTTGTTGGGGTGTTTGTCCTGCCATGTCCATACGCACTTTCAACCCTTTTCGCGCTGGCGGGGAAAAATTGCGTAAAGTGCGAAATACACTGTGTCTGTATACGGGTactaacacacacacagctTCCTACATTATGTACTCCGAAAATGTTTCATTTTACGACATATATACCACGCTTTTACAAGTAGATAGTGACCAAAAGGGTTGTCCTGGCTAGAAAATGTTTCCTTTTGGCAGTTATTGGATTTCAAAATGAAATCCATTTGATGGCAAACGAAGCTTTGATATGTGGGGTAAGAGCGGTCTTAGAAGCTCGgtagttaaataaattaacagcCAGCGGGCAGAAACGGGATAGAGGATAAGTAATATAGCTGTCACAAGAGGTTTCTGTTTTCTTTGACTGATGtgaaataaaaattcaatttgccAGCACAGAAGAGATTAGAGCGAGATCCCCAACGGGTGTTGGGGATGACCTAAGAGCTCTGGAATTATTGGGCAAACTCTACCGCACCTCGCAGCGTATAAATCTTACTAGTTTAATAAGtttcaaattaattattttggcaaaaaaaaaacggtgAAGTCGTATTTAAAGTTAATTTACTTTCACTAAAAAACCTTAAGACCTTTTTCGATTTCTACTCACTTTACATCGTGAGTGTGGCGGCATAAAATATGAATCGTAGCTggattttgatttttaatagTAATAGGAAAACTATATACTTCATTATAGCCTCTTGCCTTTACAGGCATATTTTATTGCAGCGTGCCGAAtgagaaaaatatattaagtgtatttatttagaagatagtaaatacattttcgtcacaaaagttAATATCATAACTTTTGTATGTGGAAGGTGCTATCGTCACTAGTACTCCACCTCGTTAATAGGTGTATTTGTTTGGTATATATAGTAGTATCTGCGTTCGCACAATCTCCTTGTACGCATTgtcactacgtgtactgcagTCCTCAGTAATATAACTAATGATTGAATATATTTTCGattgcaaaataaaaagacTACATGCTTATCCAAACATAGCATCTCGATAGGAGGCAGCTGCGTCACTGAAACAAATATGATCGGCGTGGATGGGATCGAATAGCGGTGAGAAATTTGCATATATGAATCCAATTATTGAAGCGGGAAAATAGGAAAGCTGAGGATGGATGCTGCCAGTAGAAACGCGTTTCACGTGACAGACAATCTAAAAGGGAAAACGTAGAATTGAATCATTTAC
Protein-coding regions in this window:
- the LOC108008905 gene encoding male-specific sperm protein Mst84Dd, translating into MFYMQEIFSLTPAFNSTTSKFIVYCLSFWNFVVQNSRTFVMCCGPCCGTCYYPCCSPCFSGRCFGPRCGFYSGPCGPCCGGGCCSSCGPSC